The Rutidosis leptorrhynchoides isolate AG116_Rl617_1_P2 unplaced genomic scaffold, CSIRO_AGI_Rlap_v1 contig109, whole genome shotgun sequence genome has a window encoding:
- the LOC139881063 gene encoding uncharacterized protein — protein MTESMNGGREHEDDYMGDLSLFLPPEEPSTTSKLSKSSSKKTPNDKTTVAESSKKKFKAMNWQERRKIERERKQQEEDGKTLVSIEAPISQSNIGFKLLKQMGYTPGTALGKDGLGLVEPVGLDIRRSRAGIGREDHVKEKMKRVEIEAHHMRRKEEDLMEDFGSRQKLQWRNRRIVVNFRKAKAALDQLENREIVVEKEEDEDGGKEEEEEEEEITEEDLQDILMKLRDEHLYCLFCGFQYESKEAISSNCPGLNEDDH, from the exons ATGACGGAATCCATGAATGGAGGAAGAGAACATGAAGATGATTACATGGGAGACCTCTCTCTGTTTCTTCCTCCTGAAGAACCATCCACAACATCAAAGCTCTCTAAATCCTCCTCCAAAAAG ACCCCAAATGATAAAACCACAGTGGCCGAGTCCTCGAAAAAGAAATTCAAGGCGATGAATTGGCAGGAAAGGCGTAAAATTGAAAGAGAGAGGAAGCAACAAGAAGAGGATGGGAAAACCTTAGTTAGTATAGAGGCACCAATTTCACAATCTAACATTGGGTTTAAATTGTTAAAGCAAATGGGTTACACACCTGGTACAGCACTCGGAAAGGACGGATTGGGACTGGTTGAGCCAGTGGGGCTCGATATTAGACGATCTCGAGCTGGGATTGGACGAGAAGATCATGTGAAAGAGAAAATGAAAAGAGTTGAGATTGAAGCTCATCACATGAGGAGGAAGGAAGAGGATTTGATGGAAGATTTCGGGTCTCGGCAGAAGTTGCAATGGAGAAATCGGAGAATCGTTGTGAATTTCAGGAAGGCAAAGGCAGCTCTTGACCAACTAGAGAACAGGGAAATAGTGGTAGAGAAGGAGGAGGACGAGGACGGTGGAAAagaggaagaggaagaagaagaagagataacCGAAGAG GATTTGCAGGACATATTAATGAAGCTCAGAGACGAGCATCTATATTGTCTGTTTTGTGGATTTCAG TACGAATCAAAGGAAGCAATTTCATCCAACTGCCCCGGATTAAATGAAGATGATCACTAG